The Spinacia oleracea cultivar Varoflay chromosome 2, BTI_SOV_V1, whole genome shotgun sequence DNA segment GTATCGCTATTGGAAATGAAGTATTGGGGAATGATCAGGACCTCTCGGAAAGTCTTTTAGGTGCAGCAAAGAATATTTATAACGCAACCAAAAGTCTTCATCTTGATCATAAAATTCAAATAACAACGTCCCATAGTTTCGGTGTTTTTGATAATTCTTATCCTCCATCCAATTGCACGTTCAGAGATAACGTGAAGCAACAGTTTATGGTGCCACTTTTAGACTTCTTTTCAAAGATCGGGTCTCCTTTTTGTCTGAATGCTTATCCTTTCCTAACCTACATGAGTGATCCAAAACACATTGACGTAAAATATGCTCTTTTCCAGAAAAATGCTGGAATTGTTGATTCCCAAACAAAACTTCATTATGACAATCTGCTTGATGCTCAGATTGATGCAGCTTATGCTGCTCTTGAAGATGCAGGTTTTAAGAAGATGGAAGTGATAATTACTGAGACTGGTTGGGCATCTCGTGGGGATCCAAGTGAAGAAGTTGCTACTCCAGAAAATGCAAGGACCTACAATTACAATTTGCGAAAGAGACTAGCTTTGAGGAAGGGAACGCCTATGAGGCCAAAAATCATGCTTAAAGCTTATGTGTTTGCAATGTTCAATGAGGACGACAAACCTGGGCCGAATTCTGAGAGGAATTTCGGGCTTTGGAAACCTGATGGCAGCATCTCGTATGATGTGGGTTTTCCTGCATTGAAGTCATCCGCTTTAGCTATATCACCCTTCTCCATAAAGGTACAcatttgattaatttatttgtttttattctaGGAGTAGACTTGACTAAACTGGGCAGCTGACTGACGGTCTCCTTTGTCAAAACTTATGAAAGCGTCATCATGTTGATCTAAGATTAATGAACATTGCTTCAAGAAATAAGAGGACTTCCAGAATAAATTACGCAGTGTCTATTCAGTTAAGGTTATCCGTTATTGTATTGCTTTTATCTCCTGCCTTTTGTGGACATATTCGTATAGGTAAGTGTTTATCATTGCTAGAGATAAGGAGTTAGTATTTATCAATCTCtttccttgaatcaaggacAAGCCTTTGTATGAGCAATGCTAGTTTACAAGTTTAGCAATCTGTTGATTGCATTAAAGAGAATGACAGGTATACTAGGTTTGGTTTCGTGAAGTACTTTGATAGGGGGATATAGTGTGCTACATCTTGGGATCAAAGTTTCACGGTCTATTGTCTTATACTCTCGAGTCAACTGTTGTAACCGAAAGACATGAGGTTTATCTTTGGAATTGGCTCATGGTAACCCTTGGATAGTATTCAATATCTATCTCCAAAGCGATGCAGGATAGTCCCTGCGCCAGAAGTTGCATCGAGTTCTATTACTTCTGGAAACGGACATGCTAAATCATAGTTTTTGCTAGTGGAATCTGTATTAAATTTGCTGTTTATTTTGCATAGTGGGGTTGGAGTTTTTGTAAAGCATACAAATACATCAGAATTCATTTTTTGCTTATTCTGATGTATGTGGATGTGAACCTTTTGATTCTCTAAGCTTGGGAAGCTGATGCCCATATTTGAGGCTGTGAGAAGGGAGAAGCTTTTCAAATTCTATGACCAATAATTGGCATGATAGGGAACCAATCTGGTAATCAATTGGTAATGAAACCCTTAAGTTC contains these protein-coding regions:
- the LOC110796111 gene encoding glucan endo-1,3-beta-glucosidase 14, yielding MLFYRGMRLCRLVSFLFLLFTSQIAPLTVNAFTGTYGINYGRIADNIPTPEKVVELLKAAKIRNVRIFDFDHSVLQAFSGTGLELVVGLPNGYLKDMSDNADHALSWVKDNIQQFYPQTRIVGIAIGNEVLGNDQDLSESLLGAAKNIYNATKSLHLDHKIQITTSHSFGVFDNSYPPSNCTFRDNVKQQFMVPLLDFFSKIGSPFCLNAYPFLTYMSDPKHIDVKYALFQKNAGIVDSQTKLHYDNLLDAQIDAAYAALEDAGFKKMEVIITETGWASRGDPSEEVATPENARTYNYNLRKRLALRKGTPMRPKIMLKAYVFAMFNEDDKPGPNSERNFGLWKPDGSISYDVGFPALKSSALAISPFSIKDIRAQGWLTSYSTTFTTSMMILFLLLRS